CTTTGTTGGTATTGCAACTTGACAATTCAGCTAAGGCAGATAAGGACAACTGTTTTGCTTCAATATTGCCAGATGCCATTTCAAGCAAAGGAGGTATAACCCCTTCCTCACCGAGGAGCTTCAAATTTGAGTCGACCAATTCCATGTTAACAAGTGTTCTCACCATTGATAACCTTGAAGTTTCAGGCCCTGAAAACATTTAGAATGACAAATTGTATCAACTAATCTTCGTTAAAAGGATTATAGGCAATTCAGAATTACAGCTTTATTTCATGCAGAGGACATGACATATCTCATTTAAACACTAGAGAATGAGACTAAATGTTAAAACATCTGGCCATACACTCACACATAAAGGAAAAGCTACTAGTATATCTGACTATCATGGAACGAAGTGAATCCACGGTGTCCTAATAGGCTTGTAAATAAGCACACTGACTAGTAGATTTCCTCAATATCttttttcccctcaaattcaGTTATTGTTTCTGGTAAGAATAATGTAATAAAAGGAATTTGAGATCTACTGATTACATCCctcttttcattcttttatgTGACTGAAGGAATTgaatataaagaaattttataGTCCTAGTAAATGAATCCTCTTACCATGAACTATGCGATCAATAAGTGGCTTATACCAGCCAGACTTAGCTGCACAAGAAATGTTTTCCTCATCTATGTCAAAAAGTTTCATCAAGATTTTCTCTGCAATCTCAGCTGACTCCCTGACAGTACCCTTTAAAAGGGTATAAACGAGGAAAAGAATTGTACTGCACTGTTGAGAGAGTTTCCTGCAGACAGACAAATTCCAACCAGATCTGTCTTGCAACAATTCATATAGCAATTCAATTGCAGCCTTTGAGATGCTTGAGTCACGGCCTAAGCAGGGAACAATGTGATCCCACCCCTGGGATTCAACCACTTTTTCCTAAaagatttttttcaaaagagaTTTAGAATACTCCAAAACGTTTCGTATATTTTCAGGACATAAAAAAGCACATTgaaaccttttattttttagtaaggtcaacaagaaaattgaatcatcaagtaattttttttaagggttGCATTCGTTTTGAGAAGGATTAGAAACATGAAATTCTACAACAACCGTAAAACAATTCATAGCTTcgtaaaactatgcaataatAGATTGTAAACCCAACAAATTCAAACAGTGGgagtaaaattaaaagaatcaAAGAAAGGGGATCTTTCttagtttggttttttttttcttccatgtATACAAAGAGTACCGAAGATGCTTACCTTGTTTCTTGCATGCCCTTCTACAATATCCTTTAAGGTGATCAAAATCTTCCTCTTCACATCTCTGTTGTGAGAGTTTCCAAGGATAGAGATTATAATATCAGTGAGCCCTTCAATCATAATCCAGTCCTTGTTAATAGAATTCTCCCGCATAAGATCTTGCATTTGGCTTAAGGCATCTAACATGGACGTGTCAACACCTGATAACAACTTTGCCTTGGAAGATCTTATCTTGAGGCAGTAATTAAGTTCTCGCCACTCTTCTATTGATTGCCTCAATGGAAGGTTACTTCTCCATTTAGTATCTTCAAGAACCTCATGTGTTTCTGGGTCAGTTCTCTTTTCACTGTCAAACCAAGCTATGATGGCGGCTCTCTCACATGTCGTACCAGTGCAAAGGCTGACTGGTTCAACCATGACAGTTCCTTTTATACAGCAAATAAAAGGCTTAAGCGGTTGAATATACTCTTCACTAGTGTCATATCTCTCTATGGCCTGAACACGCTGCTTGTATTGCTTCTTGACTTCTTCATAATCCCTTGCAGCATCAGCTCGAGAGAGCAGCTCAATAATCTGCTCTAAGAAGAAAACTTCAGCTCTTTCCTTCCTGCTGGcagcttcttctttctcctttctgAAATCTGCCAGCTCTTTGCTTATCTCTGAGGGTTCtaaaggcactccaactgccATAGCTATTTCTGCAAGCATGTCATTTGCAAAACCCTGGTCAAGGGTCTGATCTTTAAGACCCTGGTTTAGCTTGTCAAAAACTTGGAGCTGAGACTGGGAAGCCTCAAATTCCACTCTTTGCATCTCATTCTGTAACCTATTCACCTTATCAGATATCCCCGATAAAACTTCAGTATTTGCCAGGGATAGAGCAGCCAATGACCTACCAATATCCCTGGTAACGTCTTGTACCTCCTTGACTATGTGTCGGCACTTGACAAGCAAGTAGAAACGAGCTCGATTTTTGTACTTCTCAACGAGACTGTTAGCCCTTTTAACATCTGTTTCAAGGGACTCCAAAGCAAGCCTAGCAGCTTGAGAATCATTCAGTTCTTGATGCTGCAATTCTTTTAAGACCAGTTCAATGTCAAACAAGTGCTTTGACAGGACCTTGAAACTCTCTTTTTCGAAAACATCTTTAGCAGCATGAGCTGTTTTAATGACCTGGTTTGTTAGCACGGCCAAGATGGTCCCAATAGGTATAAGCTCTAATGCCATTCTAATATTCTCTGCCAAATCCTTTATTAGAACAGAAGAAGGATTTCATCTACTGCCCGTGAAATGAAGACTAGATCAGTTAAGCGTATTCCCTGGTTGAAgtactttcctatttttattgCTCCTTCTGACCATCGAACATCTAGCTATAAAGACAGAAAAACGAAGAATCAGCTTTATCCAGTAAAAGGGGatggagaagagaagaaagagattaATTTAACAAAgcgaagaagatgaaattgTACAAATTTAGAGCAAATTATAGATAATAATCTCGTTCATAAATAAAGACACACAAATGTTCATGTATATCCTCTATATTGCTACAAATTTCGGGAGCGAAGAGTTACCAAATCTTTAATCTCTTTTGGgaaaatacacacacacacacacaccaatCAGCATACTAATTGGTGAAGGACAGAAATTTAAACCACAATCCAAACTACAATGCACAAGCAATCTTTCCATTTTAAGCTTTGTTAAATCGAAGGAAACTAAAAGCAAAATCTGTTCTCAAACAACTACGAAAGcatgaacaaacaaaacccagaagTTCAatgatttataaatttaaagttaaaatTAATCATAGtgagaaaaccaaaatgcCTGGTTAAATCACTGATAAAAGGTATAAGAAAATCAGAGATAAATAATTCCTTGCTCAGACCCCTGCAACAGAGGGAAAAAGTGGGAAATCGGCTAAGCCAGAAAATGCATCTGTGGGTCAGCTCAGGCTAGCTTTCCATCAAcgaagaaacaaaaaccacaTAGATTGTAAAACTGGAAAGTACTCTTTTGGCTTATGTTTCTCTCACAGGGTTTTTTGGCagacaaaaatagaaagaagcAAGAAAAGTAAGCCAGAAATGTAAAAACATGAACAACTCAGAACAAGTAAGGAATTTAGGTACCTGCCAAAAGAGTTCGTCATTACACTTTTATGAGCTACATGCCCTCTTTGGTTTATATCTTGATGGAGCAAAGTGCTCGTAAATGATCAAAGCTTTTGCCCCAGTCAATGCGGCCGGACGACCACCAGGGGGAGGACAGGAAGAAGACTTGAGTAAGTCAATAAAGATTCATTCTGTGCCTCGATAATATTATCATCAATTTCAAAGTAATTAATTCAGACGCGGTGTGgaaatttgtgtttttgacTAGTGACCACTGTTCATTTGGACGTAATACCACGTACTTAAGAAAAGAGCAAGGAAAATTCCACGTACTTAAGAAAAGAGTATTACAATGTAACTTTGCGTTTACAATTTGATATCCGACATCAAATTGTTGATATAAACACCAACTTACTCTTATATTTGTTCTCAACAATATTATTTCGACATATACCAAGATCGAATTTTCCTCGccatttcattaaaaataaaagtagtCAGTATGCATTTGTAGCTAGAAAAATGTAGATTAAGAAATTTTATATCATTGTTGACTCTCTTCCACCAGTAGAATCACGACATTTGTCTATCAATGAACCAAGGTAATCTTTCCTAATAGTATGAGGGCCAGTAGGTTTTGATATAGGAGGAGTTGGCTGAGGGCTCGTGCCTGCAGCCATATTGAAAGGCCTacattcatttttcatttcttattggctttttatcacaaatggtacttgagttttacaaaattatcacCTTTCgtctttaatatttttttgtgacatTAATGATCCTTAAGGTTATCCTGTACATATCAAAATGATCCATGCTGTTAGCTTTCAtcaaattttctgttaaattatTGACATGGCACATGTGTGGAGCTTAGAGCCACATGGtcttaaatataatataatattattttaatattttaaaacttaaaattcatgaaaaaaatattttaaagcaacttaaattgttttatatatttttaaatatctttcATGCTTTGTtcaaatagagagagagagagagagagagagagagagagagaggagtggGTCTGCGAGGGGGGATGGAAAGAGAAAACatggagaaggagagagagaaagatatataaaaaaatactagCCTTTTCGTATGAGCTTTCGCGcctgagatatatatatatttaaaatttttaaatatattttagaattaaaaaagataatgggtggttgtattctataaaaataagatttattatctgattttgcttttaattttaatttatttaatatgaaaaattgtaaatttaccatattatcttcatttaattaataatttcaattcttttaatgtttgcattaacaaatgacattttgaatgtttcactattccctgccttttgctttatatatatagataaaaagATTAAGTtgcttttaatttataattttttattacatGACGCTATACCATTGGATGTGTAGGCTTCACAAATGTTCCACGTTATCaacttaacaaaaaatttgacGGAAACTAATGGCAAGAACCATTTTGATGTGCGAAGGCGAACTTTAAAGACCattagtgtcacaaaaaaaGGTTAAAGATGAAATGTAATAATTTCGCAAATCGCAGGAACTATTtgtaattattataaataaataaaaaagctttTTTACTTTTGGTCTGAAGGCCTACATCCAATTTAGGGCAATaaagattttcttttcaacacACCCAATTTACACATTCTGTAATCTTAAAAATAATCCTAACCAAAATCATCACTGCCTCCaatataaacttttttttttttttaacgaacagtttttctttaatacaaaccatattatattttaatctaatctaaactaGGTGGAATTCAAACTCGGGTGCTCAGAAAACTTGGCTATGCCCACGTCTACCCAATATCAATAGTTTTTAATGAACAGCTAAGGCATGAAATTTAACAGTAAATCCAGATTTTCAACCTTCCAGCTTCACTCAAGCACAACCCAGAAAAGCAAACCAAAAGAACTCACTTACAAGTAGATTCCAGCTCCACAAAGAACACGAAAATGAAAGTTCAAAAGTACATGAGGAATATTGTAGATGTTTGGTCACTTTCAAATCCATCCATGGTTTATCACAACATATAATTTACATCCTGAGTCACAAAAGCTCCTTCGTCCTCCACACACAGCATGAAATGGGCAAAGtggatttgaaattttaagtAGGATTGTGGAACATTACAAGGCCACACTTGAACTTGAAATAAAACCCACTTGGCCTCACCATTATTTCGACTGAAATCTAAGTGCAAAATCcaacatttttttgttttctctataGCAGTCACTTACAagttacaaaagaaaagaacccCAAACAAAGCATCAACGGGCATTGTTCTTCCTAGCTAGTTCTCGCGCCATCTCTCTCATTTCCTCTGGTGATGGAGGTCTCGGCGCTTCAGGTGGATACACAACATAAGAATGCTGCAGACCAAAACCTAATAGCTCAGATCATATCAAAATCTATATAAGCAATGCAAGCCCCTTTATGCCATGAACTAGAATATCACATCCATTGCCTCTCGGCTAAATTAAACCACACCATAAATTTCAAAACCAATAAACCCTCTAACAGATTCTACCCACAATATCACCTCAACTTCAAAGGGTTCAATTGAATCACTGCAACATGCTAGATTAATAAAACCCACATCAGAATTCaagcaaaattttcaatatgaaACAGATTTTTTCCCTAATGATACTGCAATATCAGATCTCTCTTACCTCAACTTCGAACAATTTGAATTCACAGCTTGCTCCGTTATacataaaaaaactaatactAATACAAAACCAgtaacacagagagagagagagagagattacgTTTCCCATGAATCTCTGGAGATTCGTAGTGTTGTTGGCGAAGGTGTACATAAGAACGATGGGGACGGAGACGTAGAGCCCAAACTTTGCGATCTCTAGAATTCCCTTTGAAGTTCCCAGAGAAGACATGTTCCCTAATCAATCAAAGGCCACTCTCACTGTTCGGTAACTGAAGTTTCAGCTCACAAACCCTAGAAAAATGATCCACCTTCTCAGAGAGAGACGAGAGAAGAGAGGGATTTAGTGAGTGAAGTGTGCGGATGAGGGACTTGATACGTGGAACGTTTTTGTGAGCTACGAGTCAGTGTTTGTAGAATTGGGCCGGGCTTGTTTCGTTTCGTCTTTCTGTGGgctttgcaattttttttattatttataaacatTAATATTGAAGTCTCCCAAACCAAAGCTTGCAAGTCAAATTCAGTCCCCAATTTGACATACAAATCAAGAGCACACATTTGAATAttgttggaaaataaaaattaaagaaccCTAGTGAGAAATATCATACCACAAAGAGCTTGTTGGGAGAGGAATCGTGCGGATatgtgagaaagaagatgaaggatAATCAAGGTAAATTGTTTAAAGTTAACATGGACATTGTGgggattttaaaaaaattcattaaacaTTATCAGCTCTCATTCCTCTTTTCGCAAAAGCGGAAATACAAAGTTATTCTTGAGCTGATTCTCCAAATGGATGTGACTTACAGTGatttcttataaaaaataaaaaaatctcctTCTTTACCAAATGGTAAGTTTTTGGTCTTCAAGCAGATGATGTAAAGAAAAGTACGAGTGTGTTGAAAAGAATCTGTATCGTCCTAAATTGGATGTAGGCCTTTCAGTCTGGGCTGCAGCCACTAGCCTTCATCCAGAGTCATTAAGAGATATGACCTCACCTAAGGGCTATATATAAGCCATCACTTTAGAAATCTTGCCCTCAATGAAATCCTCCTATATCAAAACCTACTGGCCAGGCAAAGCCCCCTCAAACTATTAGGAAAGAAGCCTTTGGTTCATTGAGAAACAAATGTCATGATTCTTCTGGTGGGCAAGAGAGAGTCAACAACAATACAAAAAATCCTTGTCTACATTTTTCCAGCTACAAATGTATactaactttttatttttaatgaaatcgCGAGGGAAATTCGATCTTGGgatatttcaaaataatattattaagtCCTAATTGGTATTGACTATTTGATGTCGGATATCAAATTATAAACGGAAAGTTACATTGTGTACTCTTATTAAGTATGTGGAATGTACATTGTGACTTTATGTAACCTACCTTGGGTAGTGGTTTAGAGCAATTGAGTCCTAACATTTACGTAGTGTGCATGAACTTAATATATTATTGCTCCTAGGAAAggtcctttaaaaaaaaaattcctaaccaaaatcattattGCATCCAATATAAATCATTTTTAACCAACCGATAAGGCACAGTAAAGCCAGATATTGAAATCCACCTTGCTACTTCTACATACTCACTCAAGCACAACTCAGATATTGTAACATACTAACATGTTTGGCCACTTTTCAAATACATCCACGCTTTTATGatattaaaacaaacataatTAATTTACATTGCATCCTGAGTCACAAAGAATCTCATATTATACTTAACCAAAATAATGTAATATGTAGGATAAACTaataaatttcttattttgtttacatatgttataaattaagttaattttttcaataatctCTAATCTAAATTTGGGATAGAAGTCATACATTTTGataagatttatttatttatttttaagacttagaaaaaaaatattaaaaaatatttctataaaaaataaaaataaagccTAGCATGTTAGCAGGGGCGCCCCTGGAGTGGCGCAAGTGGTGCCACCGCACAGGGCCTCCGATTCTTAAGGGCCccccgaaaaaaaaattctttatattatatatattaatattataggaattgtatatataatatagcgTGCTAGATATTTGTACAAGGGTGTGTCTGGTGGAGTTGGCTCCAGCGTTTCTCCATTTAACGTAGCACCAGAGTTCGATTCTTGCTGAAGTCGGTCTATATATgctgtttttatattatttttgcattataactaaaaactttacataattaataaattaataaataaatgaaaaaccaaaaacccttgaaataaaaggaaacaTCGAAGCTAACCACAGGAGGaggagtatatatatatatatatcccccAAACACTTTCTACTCCGatcattcttttaaaaaaaattttaaaaaaatttctcatctaagaaaagtacttttttcattcaaaacaaaacaaaaaaaacttcatggcTTTTTAAACTCTGATTTTCTGGTAagtaatcatcatcattcatcaatctatctttggttcttttttcaatcctttgacaattttagttattctttcaatttcaggaatttcaacaccaaaaacagaaaaccttAATTCCTATATTCATAAAGAACACTCAATATCAAatagtcaaattcaaatttcaggaatttgtgtgcaactactctttaatttgtgattgctaatttttttttcctattaaacaCAAATTGCTTATTGGAGGCAGCAAAGGACCTTGTAGGGGCACAATGAgcttatttttgtaccaaacatttaattttatcaaatagaaacatttaaatttttatgaatttgatttctgattgtcattacatatttattcatgactt
The window above is part of the Prunus dulcis chromosome 1, ALMONDv2, whole genome shotgun sequence genome. Proteins encoded here:
- the LOC117634442 gene encoding U-box domain-containing protein 44-like; translation: MALELIPIGTILAVLTNQVIKTAHAAKDVFEKESFKVLSKHLFDIELVLKELQHQELNDSQAARLALESLETDVKRANSLVEKYKNRARFYLLVKCRHIVKEVQDVTRDIGRSLAALSLANTEVLSGISDKVNRLQNEMQRVEFEASQSQLQVFDKLNQGLKDQTLDQGFANDMLAEIAMAVGVPLEPSEISKELADFRKEKEEAASRKERAEVFFLEQIIELLSRADAARDYEEVKKQYKQRVQAIERYDTSEEYIQPLKPFICCIKGTVMVEPVSLCTGTTCERAAIIAWFDSEKRTDPETHEVLEDTKWRSNLPLRQSIEEWRELNYCLKIRSSKAKLLSGVDTSMLDALSQMQDLMRENSINKDWIMIEGLTDIIISILGNSHNRDVKRKILITLKDIVEGHARNKEKVVESQGWDHIVPCLGRDSSISKAAIELLYELLQDRSGWNLSVCRKLSQQCSTILFLVYTLLKGTVRESAEIAEKILMKLFDIDEENISCAAKSGWYKPLIDRIVHGPETSRLSMVRTLVNMELVDSNLKLLGEEGVIPPLLEMASGNIEAKQLSLSALAELSSCNTNKELVAASGGVHLVLKLAFSPHVRSIIVVKCYEILEKFASDADGVKFFVDENGSQLELEPIFTNLISLQQNPKLAYNVRRPSLLTLLGICKFDAGLVKKAVVTGDAISLVLPLLDDSDSEIREIAISLLFLFSQHEPEGVVEYLLKPRRLEVLVGFLENDDKDDVQIAAAGILANLPKSEKSLTTKLIELDGHTAIINILRTGTMKAKENALSALFRFTDPTNLESQHILVEGGAYPLLVNFLRSSSVTAKARAAALIGNLSTSSQKLAVVSKPSGCWCFKPSGAPVCQAHGGTCSVTSTFCVLEAKALPDLVRLLSGEVYETAIEAIQTLSTLVLEASPQRGANVLHEADAIKPTLEILTWGTDSLKEEALSLLEKVFLSKEMVEFYGSTARLSLAGLTGSNFHEDGRHRRKAARVLSLLERYSRSSTSIIPGLYG
- the LOC117634446 gene encoding uncharacterized protein LOC117634446, which produces MSSLGTSKGILEIAKFGLYVSVPIVLMYTFANNTTNLQRFMGNHSYVVYPPEAPRPPSPEEMREMARELARKNNAR